In one window of Brassica rapa cultivar Chiifu-401-42 chromosome A07, CAAS_Brap_v3.01, whole genome shotgun sequence DNA:
- the LOC103829278 gene encoding ubiquitin-conjugating enzyme E2 variant 1A — protein sequence MSSEEAKVVVPRSFRLLEELERGEKGIGDGTVSYGMDDADDIYMQSWTGTILGPHNTAYEGKIFQLKLFCGKEYPESPPTVRFQTRINMACVNPETGVVEPSLFPMLTNWRREYTMEDILVKLKKEMMTSHNRKLAQPHEGTEEARADPKGPAKCCVM from the exons ATGAGTTCGGAGGAAGCTAAGGTCGTTG TGCCAAGGAGCTTTAGACTGTTGGAAGAGCTGGAAAGAGGTGAGAAAGGTATCGGAGATGGTACCGTCAGCTATGGTATGGACGACGCTGATGATATCTATATGCAATCTTGGACCGGCACCATTCTTGGCCCTCACAAT ACTGCATACGAAGGGAAAATCTTCCAGCTGAAGCTCTTCTGTGGAAAGGAATACCCAGAGAGTCCACCTACTGTGAGATTCCAGACACGGATCAACATGGCCTGCGTTAACCCCGAGACTGGAGTG GTTGAACCGAGTCTCTTCCCTATGCTCACTAACTGGCGGCGAGAATACACAATGGAGGACATTCTGGTTAAGCTCAAAAAAGAAATGATGACTTCCCATAACCGCAAGTTAGCTCAACCCCATGAAG GTACGGAGGAAGCTAGGGCAGATCCAAAGGGACCAGCTAAATGTTGTGTCATGTGA
- the LOC103829280 gene encoding probable peroxygenase 7 isoform X2, with translation MAPSAASSNNKEGESGEEGYTALEKHVAFFDRNGDGVIYPWETYHGFRALGLGRLPSAIAGLFINMGLSKKTRPGKGFSLLFPIEVKNSRFCIHGSVTEAYDKNGRFVESKFEEIFKKHARSHRNALTYKELLQLLKSNRDPGDFGGWIAAYGEWKLLYELCKDEDGLLTREAVKGAFDGSIFRKLEKERLSSSHKKKEKRRR, from the exons ATGGCTCCTTCCGCTGCCTCTTCAAACAATAAAG AAGGAGAATCTGGTGAGGAAGGATATACTGCATTGGAGAAACATGTAGCCTTCTTCGACAGGAACGGAGACGGCGTCATTTATCCTTGGGAAACCTACCACG GATTTAGAGCGTTAGGGTTAGGGCGTCTCCCGTCAGCTATTGCTGGTCTCTTTATCAACATGGGACTTAGCAAGAAAACTCGCCCG GGGAAGGGATTCTCGCTGTTGTTTCCAATAGAAGTGAAGAATAGTCGCTTTTGCATCCATGGTAGTGTCACTGAAGCATACGACAAGAACGGAAG ATTTGTGGAATCGAAATTCGAGGAGATATTCAAGAAGCATGCTCGCTCACATCGAAATGCTCTCACTTACAAGGAACTTCTTCAATTGCTTAAGTCTAACAGAGACCCTGGAGACTTTGGAGGATG GATTGCAGCATACGGAGAATGGAAATTATTATATGAATTATGCAAAGATGAAGATGGTTTATTGACGAGAGAGGCAGTAAAAGGCGCCTTCGATGGCAGCATTTTCAGAAAATTGGAGAAAGAACGATTATCTTCTTCTcataagaagaaagaaaaaagaagacgTTAA
- the LOC103829284 gene encoding uncharacterized protein LOC103829284 → MDQIESAEYNGFETTNGASHSDHGWKKVVYPKRNRKQKPSDQTTTANGETHVPNGDNVFRSLEEKAEDRHRRILAAKKAAADDSDDSDPARSKLRSNGYDYDDSDTEAAVGKENVKAEEKKPKVKKEKKPKVTLGEAAAKIDASNLEAFLFEASESYASQPEIQLMRFADYFGRALSGVSSSHFPWVKTFKESPLSKLIDIPLSHIPEAVCKTSADWINQRPIDALGAFVLWALDCILADLAVQQGSAKGGKKGAQQHATSKSQVAIFVTVALVLRRKPDALTNVLPTLRENPKYQGQDKLPVVVWMMAQASQGDISVGLYCWAHNLLPVVSSKSCNPQSRDLILQLVERILSNPKARTILVNGAVRKGERLIPPPSFEILMRLAFPASSARVKATERFEAIYPLLKEVSLAGVPGSKAMKQVTQQIFTFALKAAGEGNAVLAKEAAAVTIWAITQNVDCCKHWENLYNDNLEASVIVLKKLIDQWKERSVKLTPADTLTLNRTMKSLRLKNEEALEGGAKGASMSLYKDADKCCKVISGKLSSGSGVIKGLAIVAVLAAAGAAAISANPEAIAELKGQVESWDLNKITESVMTAFKN, encoded by the exons ATGGATCAGATCGAATCCGCGGAGTACAATGGCTTCGAAACCACCAACGGAGCCTCTCACTCCGACCACGGGTGGAAGAAAGTAGTGTACCCGAAACGCAACCGTAAGCAGAAGCCATCGGATCAGACGACGACGGCGAACGGCGAAACCCACGTTCCCAACGGAGACAACGTGTTCCGATCCCTCGAGGAGAAAGCCGAAGATCGCCACCGACGGATCCTCGCGGCGAAGAAGGCTGCTGCTGATGACTCGGACGATTCCGATCCGGCGAGATCTAAACTCCGATCCAACGGCTACGATTATGACGACAGCGACACTGAAGCAGCTGTGGGGAAGGAGAATGTGAAGGCGGAGGAGAAGAAGCCGAaggtgaagaaggagaagaagcctAAGGTGACTTTGGGTGAAGCTGCTGCTAAGATCGACGCGTCGAATCTCGAAGCTTTCCTCTTCGAAGCTTCG GAATCATATGCGAGTCAGCCAGAGATTCAGCTGATGAGGTTTGCTGATTACTTTGGGAGAGCTCTCTCTGGAGTCTCTTCCTCTCATTTCCCATGGGTCAAAACCTTCAAGGAGTCTCCTTTGTCCAAGCTCATCGAC ATTCCTCTCTCTCATATCCCTGAAGCTGTTTGCAAAACATCAGCTGATTGGATCAACCAACGTCCCATTGATGCACTTGGGGCGTTTGTATTGTGGGCATTGGATTGCATTCTTGCAGACTTGGCTGTGCAGCAAGGAAGCGCCAAGGGTGGTAAGAAGGGCGCACAACAACATGCTACTTCAAAGTCTCAG GTTGCGATATTTGTGACGGTAGCATTGGTATTACGAAGGAAACCTGATGCTCTAACTAATGTATTGCCAACTTTGAGGGAGAATCCGAAATATCAGGGACAGGATAAGCTTCCAGTTGTAGTTTGGATGATGGCTCAG GCCTCCCAAGGTGATATATCAGTAGGCTTGTACTGTTGGGCACACAACTTGTTACCGGTTGTTAGTAGCAAGAGTTGCAATCCGCAGTCAAGGGATCTCATCCTTCAGTTGGTTGAGAG GATCTTGTCCAACCCGAAGGCAAGGACGATACTTGTTAATGGGGCTGTTAGGAAGGGGGAGAGATTGATTCCACCTCCTTCGTTTGAGATCTTAATGAGACTTGCATTCCCTGCATCATCCGCAAGAGTGAAG GCTACAGAGAGGTTTGAGGCAATATACCCTTTGTTGAAGGAGGTGTCTCTTGCTGGTGTACCTGGGAGCAAGGCAATGAAGCAAGTCACGCAGCAAATATTCACTTTTGCTCTCAAAGCAGCAGGGGAAG GAAATGCTGTGTTAGCTAAGGAAGCTGCTGCAGTCACTATCTGGGCTATCACCCAAAATGTTGATTGCTGCAAGCACTGG GAGAATCTATATAACGACAATCTGGAAGCTAGTGTCATTGTTCTTAAAAAGCTCATAGACCAGTGGAAGGAGCGTTCTGTCAAGCTAACTCCTGCTGATACCCTCACTCTTAACCGAACAATGAAGAGTTTGAGGCTAAAG AACGAAGAAGCTCTTGAGGGAGGAGCCAAGGGTGCAAGCATGTCTCTTTACAAAGATGCAGACAAATGCTGCAAGGTGATCTCTGGGAAACTCTCCAGCGGCAGCGGTGTCATCAAAGGTCTAGCTATTGTTGCAGTTCTGGCTGCTGCAGGTGCTGCTGCTATTTCTGCCAACCCGGAGGCTATAGCGGAGCTGAAGGGGCAGGTGGAGTCGTGGGACCTTAACAAAATCACTGAGTCAGTGATGACAGCTTTTAAGAACTAA
- the LOC103829279 gene encoding mediator of RNA polymerase II transcription subunit 23 — translation MDQSQQRTVTAPSSSRSYQFHPARAKIIDLFNLYLGRGSRQKPDEPARDPPPNKSQKRVHAPSRDFPPGNEQFIVDFEQLHTQFNDPDQLRAITESVSVTMVLQCSNHAPRAEFLLFALRALFRIGFVNWDTFLPSLLSSVSAAESSLNQAASSSATSSQSLAPVGIGSPGNEQASLTPLAMRSSQRVRAAAVNSLRQISCKIILIGVEFNLKPVTHAEIFQHMMSWLVSWDMREMGTEKSLSEWLRSCLEVIWLLVDEGQSRIPFYELLRSGLQFIENIPDGDEALFTLVMEIHRRRDAMAMHMLMLDQHLHCPTFGTHRISSQTPVNVSAEAVAHLRYSPITYPSVLGEPLCGEDLAMSIPQGGLDWERAVRCIRHAIRTTPSPDWWKRVLVVSPGYRPSAQAGPIPGAVFTSDMICEAIIDRIVELLKLTNSDANCWQEWLVFSDIFFFLIKSGCTDFVDFIDKLVLRLNGDDNHILRTNHVTWLLAQIIRVELVMTALNSDLKKVETTRKILSFHREDRTDPNNPQSVLLDFVSSCQNLRIWSLSATTRAYLNNDQLLKGKQIDEWWRSKGERMMDYMNLDDRSIGMFWVVSYTMAQPACETVINWLSSSGMAELPGLQPNERVMMMQEVTPLPMSLLSGFSMNLCLKLALQMEEALFVSQVVPSIAMVETYTRLLLISPHSMFRSHFTQLAQRNASLLSKPGVTLLVLEILNYRLLPLYRYQGKSKTLMYDVTKIISALKAKRGDHRIFRLAENLCMNLILSLRDFFSVKREGKGPTEFTETLNRITIMTLAITIKTRGIADADHLVYLQTMLEQILATSQHTWSEKTLRHFPSLLRDALSGRVDKRGLSIQAWQQAETTVINQCTQLLSPSAEPSYVMTYLSHSFPQHRQYLCAGACMLMQGHPDNVNSANLARVLREVSPEEVTANIYTLVDVLLHKFHVDLQRGHNIKEILDKHDANLAFFFWTHEMLPLDIFILALIDRDDDPHALIIAKIILERPELMQRINMYCANRGPPEHWLFTQVFKRNELQKALGNHLSWKDRYPTFFDDIAARLLPVIPLVVYRLIENNAMDTADKILTAYSHFLAYHPLRFTFVRDILAYFYGHLPGQLVVKILRVLGLSKIPFSESFPQYISNPSSPTCPPLDYFATLLLNLVNNVIPPLSSSSSNCSSRSGSMADMLNSSSARSLHGKTPGASQPGPANASEGQKAFYQIQDPGTYTQLVLETAVIEILSLPVSAAQIVSSLVQIIVNIQSTLIQSGNGFHGAANGVGQGSVLPTSPSGGSTDSMSASRSTCMNTASFVSRSGYTCQQLSCLLIQACGLLLAQLPPDFHTQLYMEASRVVRETWWLTDGKRSQGELDSAVGYALMDPTWAAQDNTSTAIGNIVALLHAFFSNLPQEWLEGTHLIIKNLRPVTSVAMLRVVFRIMGPLLPRLANTHALFNKTLALLLSTMVDVFGKNSQTQVPVEASQIADLIDFLHHVVHYEGQGGAVQSSSKPRPDILALIGRAADSLRPDVQHLLSHLRTDPNTSIYAAAHQNTAKTNTS, via the exons ATGGATCAATCGCAGCAGCGCACAGTCACAGCTCCTTCATCCTCTAGATCGTACCAGTTCCATCCTGCTCGTGCCAAGATCATCGACCTCTTCAATCTCTACTTAGGG AGAGGAAGCCGGCAAAAGCCAGACGAGCCTGCACGAGATCCTCCTCC GAACAAGTCCCAGAAGCGTGTTCATGCTCCCAGTAGAGACTTCCCTCCTGGAAACGAGCAGTTCATTGTGGACTTCGAGCAGCTTCACACCCAATTCAAT GATCCTGATCAGTTGAGAGCAATCACAGAGTCAGTTTCAGTAACTATGGTGTTGCAGTGTAGCAACCACGCACCTAGAGCTGAGTTCCTTCTCTTCGCCTTGCGTGCATTGTTTAGAATCGGTTTCGTTAACTGGGATACCTTCTTACCTTCCCTTCTCTCCTCGGTCTCCGCTGCTGAGTCCTCACTAAACCAAgctgcttcttcttcagctacTTCTTCACAGTCTTTAGCTCCTGTAGGTATTGGTTCTCCAGGGAACGAACAAGCTTCTCTAACTCCTTTGGCTATGAGAAGCAGTCAACGCGTAAGAGCTGCAGCGGTTAACAGTCTGCGTCAGATCAGTTGCAAGATCATCTTGATCGGCGTTGAGTTCAACCTCAAACCGGTAACTCACGCCGAGATCTTCCAGCACATGATGAGCTGGCTTGTGAGCTGGGACATGAGGGAGATGGGGACCGAGAAGAGTTTATCTGAGTGGTTGAGGAGCTGTTTGGAAGTTATATGGCTGTTGGTGGACGAGGGTCAATCCCGGATTCCGTTTTACGAGCTGCTCCGCAGCGGTCTGCAGTTTATAGAGAACATACCTGATGGTGATGAAGCCTTGTTCACTCTTGTCATGGAGATACACAGGAGGAGGGATGCTATGGCTATGCACATGCTCATGTTGGACCAGCATCTTCACTGTCCGACGTTTGGTACTCATCGCATATCGTCTCAGACGCCTGTCAATGTCTCTGCTGAAGCTGTGGCGCATCTTCGCTACTCGCCTATTACGTATCCGAGTGTGCTTGGGGAGCCTTTGTGTGGAGAGGATCTGGCCATGTCTATTCCACAAGGAGGCTTGGATTGGGAGAGAGCGGTGCGTTGCATTAGACATGCTATTCGCACCACGCCGTCTCCGGATTGGTGGAAGCGTGTTCTTGTTGTGTCTCCAGGTTATAGACCTTCTGCGCAAGCAGGGCCTATCCCTGGTGCTGTGTTCACCTCTGACATGATTTGTGAGGCGATCATTGACAGGATTGTTGAGCTTCTCAAGCTAACCAACTCAG ATGCAAATTGCTGGCAAGAGTGGCTTGTTTTCTCAGATATATTCTTCTTTCTAATCAAAAGTGGGTGTACTGATTTTGTTGATTTTATTGACAAGTTGGTCTTACGACTTAACGGTGATGATAACCATATTCTTCGAACGAATCACGTGACGTGGTTGCTTGCTCAAATAATACGCGTTGAGCTTGTGATGACTGCTTTGAACTCCGATCTTAAAAAG GTGGAGACGACTAGGAAGATCTTATCATTTCACAGGGAAGACAGAACTGATCCCAATAATCCTCAGAGTGTGTTGCTTGACTTCGTAAGCAGTTGTCAGAATCTACGGATTTGGTCACTAAGCGCAACAACTAGAGCCTACCTAAACAATGACCAACTCTTGAAGGGGAAACAGATTGATGAGTGGTGGAGAAGCAAAG GAGAGCGCATGATGGATTATATGAATTTGGATGATAGGTCCATCGGCATGTTTTGGGTTGTTTCCTATACCATGGCACAACCGGCTTGTGAAACAGTTATAAACTGGTTGTCTTCATCTGGAATGGCTGAGTTACCTGGATTACAACCAAACGAAAGAGTAATGATGATGCAGGAAGTGACCCCATTACCAATGTCATTGCTATCTGGCTTTTCAATGAACTTGTGCTTGAAACTGGCTCTTCAGATGGAAGAAGCTTTGTTTGTCAGCCAG GTTGTTCCTAGCATTGCAATGGTTGAGACATACACAAGATTGCTTCTCATTTCCCCTCACTCTATGTTCCGTTCGCATTTCACT CAATTGGCACAGAGAAATGCTTCTCTGCTGAGCAAACCTGGGGTGACTTTGCTTGTTCTTGAGATTCTGAACTACCGTTTGCTTCCTCTATACAG ATACCAAGGAAAAAGCAAAACCTTAATGTATGATGTCACCAAAATAATCTCTGCACTGAAAGCAAAACGTGGCGACCACCGTATATTCAGACTAGCCGAAAACTTATGCATGAATCTCATTTTATCACTCAGAGACTTCTTCTCTGTGAAACGTGAGGGCAAA GGGCCAACTGAGTTCACTGAGACGTTGAACCGAATAACAATCATGACACTAGCCATCACAATCAAAACACGCGGTATCGCGGATGCTGATCACTTGGTTTATCTGCAAACCATGTTGGAGCAGATACTCGCGACGAGTCAGCATACGTGGTCAGAGAAGACTCTGCGTCATTTCCCGTCTCTTCTCCGTGACGCTTTGAGTGGGCGGGTAGACAAGAGAGGGTTGTCGATTCAGGCGTGGCAACAGGCGGAGACGACTGTGATAAACCAGTGCACTCAGCTTCTTTCACCGTCTGCTGAACCTTCTTATGTTATGACGTACCTCAGCCACAGTTTTCCTCAGCACCGTCAGTATCTATGCGCTGGTGCTTGTATGCTCATGCAAGGCCACCCTGATAACGTCAACAGCGCTAATCTG GCACGGGTTCTGAGAGAGGTTTCACCTGAAGAAGTCACTGCTAACATATACACTTTGGTAGATGTTTTGCTTCACAAATTTCATGTTGACCTTCAGCGTGGACACAATATAAAG gAGATTCTAGACAAGCATGACGCAAATCTTGCGTTTTTCTTCTGGACACATGAAATGCTTCCTCTTGACATATTTATTCTGGCCCTCATTGACCGTGATGATGATCCGCACGCCTTGATAATTGCA AAAATTATACTTGAAAGGCCAGAGCTTATGCAGAGGATTAACATGTATTGCGCAAACCGTGGGCCTCCTGAGCACTGGCTTTTCACGCAGGTGTTCAAACGCAATGAACTCCAGAAGGCCCTTGGTAACCATCTTTCTTGGAAAGACAG GTATCCGACGTTCTTTGATGACATTGCAGCGCGTTTGCTTCCAGTGATCCCTCTAGTGGTGTACAGGCTCATCGAGAACAATGCAATGGATACAGCTGACAAAATTTTGACTGCATACTCTCATTTTCTGGCTTATCATCCTCTCAGATTCACGTTTGTACGCGATATCCTCGCTTATTTCTACGGTCATCTTCCGGGGCAACTTGTTGTTAAGATCCTCAGAGTCCTTGGTCTCAGCAAGATTCCATTCTCTGAATCGTTCCCTCAGTACATCAGCAACCCGAGTTCCCCAACATGCCCGCCTCTTGATTACTTCGCCACTCTTTTGCTGAATCTCGTAAACAACGTTATACCTCCActtagcagcagcagcagcaactgCAGCTCAAGGTCTGGCTCAATGGCAGACATGTTAAACAGCTCCTCAGCGAGATCTCTTCATGGAAAAACTCCAGGAGCATCTCAGCCCGGACCAGCTAACGCCTCTGAGGGACAGAAAGCATTCTACCAGATCCAAGACCCTGGAACTTACACTCAACTCGTTCTTGAAACGGCTGTGATTGAGATCCTCTCGCTTCCTGTCTCCGCTGCTCAGATTGTCTCTTCGCTTGTTCAGATAATCGTCAACATACAGTCCACACTTATTCAATCTGGCAACGGCTTCCACGGCGCTGCAAACGGAGTGGGGCAAGGTTCTGTACTGCCTACGTCTCCCTCAGGAGGGAGCACGGACTCAATGAGCGCAAGCAGGTCCACTTGTATGAACACAGCGAGCTTTGTCTCTAGAAGCGGTTATACATGTCAGCAACTGTCGTGTCTGTTGATTCAAGCTTGTGGGCTTCTGCTTGCTCAGCTCCCTCCAGATTTTCACACGCAGCTTTACATGGAGGCTTCACGTGTGGTAAGGGAAACGTGGTGGCTGACTGATGGGAAGAGATCGCAAGGTGAACTAGACTCTGCTGTTGGGTATGCTTTGATGGATCCTACATGGGCTGCTCAGGACAACACCTCAACCGCCATAG GGAATATAGTGGCCTTGCTTCATGCTTTCTTCAGCAATCTCCCACAAGAATGGCTTGAAGGCACGCATCTCATTATCAAGAACCTCCGGCCTGTGACATCTGTGGCAATGCTCAGAGTTGTATTCCGTATTATGGGACCGCTTCTCCCGAGGCTTGCAAACACACATGCGCTCTTTAACAAG ACGCTAGCCCTTCTCTTGAGCACAATGGTTGATGTTTTCGGGAAAAACTCACAGACACAGGTCCCTGTTGAAGCATCCCAGATTGCAGATCTTATCGATTTCCT TCACCATGTTGTTCACTACGAGGGACAAGGAGGAGCAGTTCAAAGTAGCAGCAAGCCGAGACCAGATATATTGGCCTTAATCGGAAGAGCAGCAGATTCTCTCCGACCAGATGTACAACACCTTCTCTCTCACCTCAGAACTGATCCCAATACGTCGATATATGCTGCTGCTCATCAGAATACCGCAAAGACCAACAcctcttag
- the LOC103829277 gene encoding 60S ribosomal protein L27a-2, with protein MATALKKNRKKRGHVSAGHGRIGKHRKHPGGRGNAGGMHHHRILFDKYHPGYFGKVGMRYFHKLRNKFYCPIVNLDKLWSLVPEDVKAKAGKDKVPMIDVTQHGFFKVLGKGHLPEGKPFVVKAKLISKTAEKKIKEAGGAVVLTA; from the coding sequence ATGGCGACGGCGTTGAAGAAGAACAGGAAGAAGAGAGGCCACGTCAGCGCCGGTCACGGTCGTATCGGGAAGCACCGCAAGCATCCCGGAGGTCGCGGTAACGCGGGAGGTATGCACCACCACCGTATCCTCTTCGACAAGTACCATCCCGGTTACTTCGGGAAGGTGGGGATGAGGTACTTCCACAAGCTCCGCAACAAGTTCTACTGCCCCATCGTCAACCTCGACAAGCTCTGGTCGCTCGTCCCCGAGGACGTCAAGGCCAAGGCGGGGAAAGATAAGGTGCCGATGATCGATGTGACGCAGCACGGGTTCTTCAAGGTTCTGGGGAAAGGGCATTTGCCTGAGGGCAAGCCGTTTGTGGTGAAGGCGAAGCTTATTTCGAAGACTGCTGAGAAGAAGATTAAGGAGGCTGGTGGTGCCGTTGTGCTTACTGCTTAA
- the LOC103829280 gene encoding probable peroxygenase 7 isoform X1, with amino-acid sequence MLRVFVFFSYSNSKERAVNIINIFLGLCYVEGESGEEGYTALEKHVAFFDRNGDGVIYPWETYHGFRALGLGRLPSAIAGLFINMGLSKKTRPGKGFSLLFPIEVKNSRFCIHGSVTEAYDKNGRFVESKFEEIFKKHARSHRNALTYKELLQLLKSNRDPGDFGGWIAAYGEWKLLYELCKDEDGLLTREAVKGAFDGSIFRKLEKERLSSSHKKKEKRRR; translated from the exons ATGTtgagagtttttgttttctttagttATAGTAATTCAAAAGAGAGAgcagtaaatataattaatatatttttggggTTATGCTATGTAGAAGGAGAATCTGGTGAGGAAGGATATACTGCATTGGAGAAACATGTAGCCTTCTTCGACAGGAACGGAGACGGCGTCATTTATCCTTGGGAAACCTACCACG GATTTAGAGCGTTAGGGTTAGGGCGTCTCCCGTCAGCTATTGCTGGTCTCTTTATCAACATGGGACTTAGCAAGAAAACTCGCCCG GGGAAGGGATTCTCGCTGTTGTTTCCAATAGAAGTGAAGAATAGTCGCTTTTGCATCCATGGTAGTGTCACTGAAGCATACGACAAGAACGGAAG ATTTGTGGAATCGAAATTCGAGGAGATATTCAAGAAGCATGCTCGCTCACATCGAAATGCTCTCACTTACAAGGAACTTCTTCAATTGCTTAAGTCTAACAGAGACCCTGGAGACTTTGGAGGATG GATTGCAGCATACGGAGAATGGAAATTATTATATGAATTATGCAAAGATGAAGATGGTTTATTGACGAGAGAGGCAGTAAAAGGCGCCTTCGATGGCAGCATTTTCAGAAAATTGGAGAAAGAACGATTATCTTCTTCTcataagaagaaagaaaaaagaagacgTTAA
- the LOC103829281 gene encoding dynein light chain 1, cytoplasmic gives MEGVEMELERRSKFLNSLIQQKKKAKEQQDLKDEFNVRVRASDMPLPVQNRAFSLSREVLNATPGKADNKRLALALKKDFDSAYGPAWHCIVGTSFGSYVTHSIGGFIYFQIDKVYVLLFKTAVEPLDHQ, from the exons atgGAAGGAGTTGAGATGGAGCTAGAGAGAAGGAGCAAGTTCTTGAACAGTTTGATACAGCAGAAGAAGAAGGCTAAAGAGCAGCAGGACCTCAAAGACGAGTTCAATGTTCGTGTTAGAGCTTCCGACATGCCTCTGCCCGTGCAGAACAGGGCTTTCAGTTTGTCCCGTGAGGTATTGAATGCCACGCCTGGTAAAGCCGACAACAAAAGACTCGCTCTTGCCCTTAAAAAG GACTTCGATTCAGCATATGGCCCTGCGTGGCACTGCATTGTTGGGACCAGCTTTGGCTCATACGTCACTCATTCCATTGGAGGGTTCATATATTTCCAGATCGACAAAGTGTATGTTCTCCTATTCAAGACTGCTGTGGAACCCTTAGATCACCAATGA
- the LOC103829285 gene encoding MLP-like protein 31, protein MAQAMMKSSLQGEVEADVEIKAPATEFFHMFAARPQDVSKASPENVQGCNVQGGEMGRVGTLITWNYVLDGKPKVATERIEAVDPKKNMIKLKVIEGDLTKDFKNFIVTIQVTPKQGGPGGVAKLNIAYERIDENVAHPETLLQTGVKMFKDIDEMLSG, encoded by the exons atggcaCAGGCAATGATGAAGTCTTCTTTACAAGGAGAGGTTGAGGCAGATGTTGAGATCAAAGCTCCTGCCACTGAATTCTTTCACATGTTCGCAGCGAGACCACAAGATGTGTCTAAAGCCTCTCCTGAAAACGTCCAGGGATGTAATGTGCAAGGAGGAGAGATGGGAAGAGTTGGCACTCTCATCACTTGGAACTATGTTCTTG ATGGGAAGCCGAAAGTGGCCACGGAGAGGATCGAGGCAGTGGATCCTAAGAAGAACATGATAAAGTTGAAAGTTATAGAGGGAGATCTTACCAAAGATTTCAAGAACTTCATAGTCACTATCCAGGTGACCCCGAAGCAAGGAGGACCTGGAGGTGTGGCGAAATTGAACATCGCATATGAGAGGATTGATGAAAACGTGGCTCACCCGGAGACTTTGCTCCAAACTGGTGTCAAAATGTTCAAAGACATCGACGAAATGCTTTCTGGCTAA
- the LOC103829282 gene encoding 21 kDa protein, with amino-acid sequence MSQESNTHRTEATMKKPSLHPSIIFFLATLLPLILTVHSQPSSLPSDDSDFIRTSCNTTLYPDLCVSSLSNFSSSVHDDPALLARAAISVTLSKALELGSYLSNVTALLKSQEENGGHPTAAAVFHDCFENLKDAVDEMRGSMKQMRDLVSTGSLESFRFQMSNVQTWLSAALTDEETCTDGFKDVQDEPRKDEVCARVDDVKKLTSNALALVNRCVDKAMH; translated from the coding sequence ATGTCACAAGAATCCAACACACATAGAACAGAAGCAACCATGAAGAAACCTTCCCTTCATCCATCAATTATCTTCTTCTTAGCAACTCTCCTCCCATTAATCCTCACCGTCCACTCCCAACCCTCTTCATTACCATCAGACGACTCAGATTTCATCCGTACGAGCTGCAACACAACCTTATACCCCGACCTCTGCGTCTCCTCCCTCTCAAACTTCTCAAGCTCCGTCCACGACGACCCAGCTCTCTTGGCTCGCGCCGCAATCTCCGTCACTCTCTCCAAAGCTCTCGAGTTAGGCTCATACCTCTCCAACGTCACCGCTCTCCTCAAGAGCCAGGAGGAAAATGGGGGCCACCCAACCGCAGCCGCCGTTTTCCATGACTGCTTCGAGAATCTCAAAGACGCGGTCGATGAAATGAGAGGCTCGATGAAACAGATGAGGGACTTGGTCTCCACTGGCTCGCTTGAGTCGTTCAGGTTCCAGATGAGTAACGTGCAGACTTGGCTTAGTGCGGCTTTAACCGATGAAGAGACTTGTACAGACGGGTTTAAAGACGTTCAAGATGAGCCGAGGAAAGATGAGGTGTGCGCTCGGGTCGATGATGTCAAGAAGTTGACTAGTAATGCATTGGCTCTAGTTAACCGATGCGTTGATAAGGCGATGCATTGA